TGCACTGGACTTGTTGCGCGAGCTGGGCGAGGCCGATGACCGCAGCGACCGATCGCATTGGGATCTGCCGTCCATTACGCCGCACTGGCAGAACCGGGGTTTCCGCGACTGGGTGAGCCTGATCGAGTTGCTGCGCGATGCGTGGCTGGCGCTTCGCGCCAACAGCAGTGCACGCGCGACGCGAATAGCGCAGGACTGGTTCGAGTTGCCGTATCCCACCTTCAAACGACTCGCCTTATTCGCTGCCAGTGAGGATGACTGCATCCCGCCCGAGCAGTGGGTGGATTGGCTGCTGGCCGATAGCGCGTGGTGGCTGTGGTCAATCGATACGAGGCGGGAGGTGTTCAGGCTGTTCGTCCTGCAGGGGCACCTATTGGCTGGAGCCGCTCAGGAACGTTTGGAAGCGGCCATACTGAGAGGCCCGCCGCGCGAGATGTACAGGGATGATCTGGAACCAGAACGGTGGCAAGAGTTGGTCGCCCACTCCGTCTGGGTGCATTTGGCCAAATTGAATGCCTCGGGCCTCGCGCTGGGGGTACCCGCTGCGGCGCGCTTGGCGGAATTATCCAATGCCCACCCGGAATGGCAGTTGGCGGCCAATGAGCGCGACGAGTTTTCCCACTGGATGAGTGGCACCGGCGATCCGGATTATGAAGAAAGGCGTGATGTCGACATTGCACCTCGAAAGCGGCGTGAACTCGTTCAATGGCTTACAAAGTCGAAACCCGAACGGCGACCATTCTACGAGGACACGTGGTGCGATGTCTGCCGCACCCGCTTCTTTCACAGCCTGTACGCGCTATGCGAGCTGGCACGTAATGACGTATGGCCGGTCGGACGATGGCGTGAAGCAATGCAGGTCTGGGCCGAAGAAGGCATGGTACTACGGTCGTGGCGCTATGCCGCGCCGCTGGTTCGGACTATGCCCGACATCGTCATCCAGGAGATCCTCCACAGTGTGACGTGGTGGATCGAGGCCGCATCCAAGGCAATCAACCGCCACGAGGACATTCTGCTGAACCTGTGCCGCCGAGTTCTGGAGCTACCACTGGAAGCAGGCACTGGCATAAAGCGCAATGAAGAGCCGCTTGACCAACCCGTTACAGAAGCAATCAATCATCCGGTCGGGCATGTCACGCAGGCGTTGATCAACCTTTGGTTCAAACGCAATCCGAACGACAACGATCAGCTTCCAACCGACATCAAGCCCTTCTTCACGGAAATCTGCGATGTACAAGTGGATCGGTTCCGCCACGGCCGGGTACTGCTGGGTGCGCATTTGATCGCGATCTTCCGCGTTGATCGCGCTTGGGCCGAGCAACACCTCTTGCCGCTGTTTAGCTGGAGCAATCCGGTTGAAGCAAAAGCCGTGTGGGAAGGTTTCCTGTGGTCACCCCGCCTGTACCAGCCTTTGCTTAAGGTCCTTAAACCTCAGTTGCTGGAGAGCGCAAATCACTACACCGACTTGGGCGGACACCGACAACAGTTCGCGGCCTTCCTGACGTACACAGCATTGGGTCCGACCGATGGATACACCGTGGATGACTTTCGATCCGCGATTGGCGCGCTACCTCAAGAAGGGCTGGAGGAATGTGCACAAGCGCTATCGCAGGCACTTGAAGGCGCCGCCGATCAGCGCGAGGACTATTGGAAGAATCGTGTCCAGCCGTTCTGGCAACAGGTCTGGCCCAAGTCACGCGACCTAGCCACTCCGCGAATCGCCGAATCCTTGACCCGACTGATCATTGCCGCCCGAGGCGAATTCCCTGCGGCCTTGGCAGCGGTGCAGGACTGGTTGCAACCGATAGAACATCCATACTATGTTGTCCATCTGCTGCACGAATCCGGTCTGTGCAGACAATACCCGGCGGAGGCTCTGCAGCTGCTGGACGCCGTCATTGCCAACCAACAGTGGGCCCCTCAAGAGTTCGGGCAATGTCTGGACGAAATCGCGCAGGTCGCGCCACAGCTTGCGCAAGATGCCAGATACCAGCGATTAAGTGAATACTTCCGGAGGCTTGGCATGTGAAAATAAGGGGAATCGGTTCACACAATAACTGGGGTCTAACGAATAAGGATAGATCGTGAGAGCGAAGCGATCCACGATCTTATTCTGTGGTTGGACGAGCCCGTTCAACAATTGCTTTCAGCGGACGGTCGGAAGCCGGCAGCCGCTGAAGCATATGTTCTCGGCGGCTGAGCCGCCGAGAATCGCGGTGCTGACTTCGTCAAGTACCTTGCGCTGGCGCCTTGCGCCAGAACAAGGTACTTGACCGGACACCGCACACCGATCAACCAGACTATGTATGTTTGATCGGCGCACGCCGCCGGTCAGGACCGCGATTGGGCTGCGCGTCTCTAGCAGACATTGGTCTTGAGTGATCCGATGAAGATCCCATCACCTGCCGAATTGAAGAAAGGCTATGAAGAGTTCCAGCGACGAGAGAAGCGGGACGCAATGTACAAAGTCGCGTCTTTCCTCACTGCTTATTTCTGGGGAAAACCTGCGGAAATATCTGATAGCTTGGGCGGTGGTGTAAGATTTTTTGTGTAAATTCTAAGCAGTAGAAAAAAGGGCACTTTTCCGTTAAGAGAGGGTTTTGCCAAAAACAACCTCAAAGAAAGGAAAAGCGCCCAATGAGAATCGAGATCAGTGTACCCGAGGTAGTAAGCATTTTCAAAGAGATTCAGCAAAACCCGGAGCAGATATTCCAGATGGTTCGGCTGGATGTAAAGGAAATAGTTGGACGGTATCTTTCTGAGATGATGAATGCCGAGCTCACCCATTTCCTCGGAAGAGAGCCCTACGAGAGGAAAGATCCAGGTGAGGCGGAGCCGGGAGCCGCCAATTACCGAAACGGCTCCTACGTAAGAAGATTTACTCTCAAGGAGATAGGGGAGGTTTCGACCAAGGTCCCTCGGGATAGAAACGGTGAGTACCACACGCAGGTTCTTCCCCGTTCGAAGCAGTATGAGAGCGAGATAGCCCACGATCTGTGTCTGATGTTTCTGGGTGGGGTGAGCACGCGGACTCTGGCCATGATGACCGAGCGGCTCGTCGGAAGAAAGATCTCCCACACCGAGATCAGCCAGGCAAACGGTGAGCTTAAAGAAGCCGTGGAGAAGTGGAGAAACAGGGACCTGTCGCAAGAACCGGTAAAGTATCTGTTCGTCGACGGGGTCAACTTCGCTATGAGGATGGGAGATTCCATAGAGAAGGTCCCGGTGCTTGTTGTCATTGGAGTGACCGAGCAGGGGTGCCGGTTTGTGCTTGGGTTGCAGGCGGGAGACAAGGAATCGGCCCCCACATGGAGAGAGTTCTTCAAAGATCTTAAAAGAAGAGGCCTTGATGCTTCCAGGATCACTTTGGGGGTGATGGATGGGCTGCCCGGGCTGGAGGCCGTCTTCAAGGAAGAGTTTCCCAAAGCGAAGATCCAACGCTGCCAGGTTCATGTTGCCCGAAACGTTCTGGCCAAGGTTCCTCAGAAGTTCAAACAAGAGGTGGCAGACGGGATGAGGTCCATCTTCTATGCCTCCTGTCCGGACAAGGCCCGGGAGTTCTTCAAGGAATTCAAGGAAAGATGGGAAAAGCATGTCCCATCCGCGGTGAAATGTCTGGAGAAGAGCCTGGATGCGTGCCTTACCTTCTTCCACTTCCCTGAAGAAGAATGGATCTCTCTTCGAACCACCAACATCATCGAAAGGCTCAACAAGGAGTTTCGCAGAAGGACCAGGCCGATGGAGATCGTGGCAGGTGAGCAGTCCTGTTACACCCTCCTTGCATTCATTGCATTGAAGATGGAGCTCCACTGGAGGTCCAATCCTCTCGGAAAAGTCGCTAAAAATCTGCCCTTTTGGAAGCAGTTGGAGGGGTAATGAATTTACACAAAATCGTTGACACTACCGGAGGGGGGAGAGGGGGATTTTTTTGACCTTCGTTAATCTTCCCCTCGTTCCCAAGCTCAGGCTTCGGAACGGGCTGCCGGGGAAGTTCCGGCTTCGCCTCCATATAAAGGATTTGAACGATTGCATGGTCTTCGGTGGGTGAACACCGGGATGCACGCCACAATAGTAGATGTGACGAAGTAAGGGTATTCGTGTCCTTTGTTATGGATTTTGTAGCGGGTCCGCATGGGTCGCGGCCTCATGGGAAGCGAAGCTCGAGCTTCTGCACGCTTGTGTTCCCAAGCTGGAGCTTGGGAACAAGGTGGATACCCCTGGCCCTGCTCTGGTTCGGCATCGGGGACCGCTCAGCGGTCTTTCTCATATATCTGTCGGTCGTTCTCCCCCTCACGGTCTTCACCACGAGCGGCATCCACCGCATTCGGCCCGACTACAGGATGGTGGCACAATACTACGGGATCACGGGCTGGGAGCTGGCCCGGACGGTGATCCTTCCGGGCGCCTTCCCGGAGATTGTGGTGGGTCTCAGGATCACGCTCGCCACTGCCTGGCTCGTGATCCTCGCGGCGGAGATGATTGGCGTGCGCTAGGGACTTGGCTATCTCCTCCTCGACGCCCGAAACTCCCTCAGAATGGATCTCGTAATCGGGGGCATGCTCGTGATCGGAGGTATCGGCCTCCTCCTCGACATCCTCATCTCCCTCCTCGGACGCCTTCCGGAGGCCCGGTGGCCCCGAAGGGAACGGTGACCGAGATCATTGTCGACCACGTCTCCAAGGTCTACCGGGGGCGGAGAAGAAAGAGGTTCGACCCACGTGCATGCAGATTCGGCGAGACATGTACTGTCATCGAAGGTGTCAGCTTTACCGTGGCCTCCCGGGCCCTTGTCTGTTTCCTTGGGCCGTCCGGGTGCGGAAAATCCACGCTCCTTCGCATGATCGCAGGGTTTGCCACCCCCTCGGCTCGCCAAATCCTGGTGGACGGAAAGGTCGTCAGCGGCCCGCAGAGAGGCCATATCTTTGTCTCTCAGGAAGACGGGCTCTTTCCCTGGATGAGGGCCCGGGAAAACGTGGCCATGGGCGCACGCCGTTATCCGGATAAACGGGAACGGCAAGCGCGGGTCCTGGAGTACCTGGATCTGGTAGGGCTCGCCGGTTTTGAAAACCACTAACCCTACGAACTCTCGGGAGGGATGCGAAGACGCGTGGAGATCGCCCGGGCCCTCATCGCAAACCCCGAAATCCTCTTCCTCGACGAACCCTTCGGTGCACTGGACTTCGACACCCGCATGCAGATGCGGGAAGAAATCCTGAACGTCCACGCCATGTTCCCCACAACGATCCTCTTCATCACCCACGATATCGACGAGGCCCTCCAGCTCGGGGATCATGTCATCGTCCTGAGTGAACGGCCGAGCCGGATTCTGGAGGACTTGCACCTATCCCATCCCCACCCGCGAGACGTCACGAAAGACGAACTTGCCCGGCTCAGGCACCGGATCCACTTCCTGATGGGGCTCCACAGCGCATTGTAATTCCATCTGTCTGGAAAATTGCCTGGATCCTTGAGCCGGAGGACTGGGCATTTGTTCCGCCAACGTAAACCACAATGTCCTTATTATTATAGTTGATTTTGTCCATGACCTTACCCAGGGCGGCATAGTTTCAAACGCAATAAGGGGCCGGACAAAAAAGTTTTTGCCGGCCCCGAGATCAGAAGACAACTGCCCTCAAGTCTTAGTTTATTTCACCTCAAAGACCTTGACCTCTTGAATGTTATGGCCGTACATGTCCTTACCCCATACGGTCACGCTGTGAACCCCCTGTTCCAGGTCGGTCGGTACCTGACAGACAAAAAGATGTGTTGATCTATCTTCCACAGTCCACAGCCATTCGTCCAACTTAACTGCGTTACCAGGACCGAAGTTTGTGCCCATGTATATGTTGTTATCCCATATCTTGTTCCAGAGCGAAAAGCCTGGCACACCCCGAAGAACATAAAGCTGCAAGGCAAGTGCATAGGGATCCTTCATTTCAAGGGTCCAATTGGCCTCGACCGGTCTGCGATTATCAAAGCTGCAGTAGTAATTGTCGTGCATGGATGCGCCCCAGATGTTTGCCACCAGGAGCGCTGATGCCGTATCCTCCAAGACATCGCGAAATTCCAAATCGTTGATGGTGGCCGAGGTATCTCCGGAAGCGATGCGATCGTACCAGCCCATGAAGTCCAGCGTCAGAAAAGACAGGTTCATTTGCTTGTCAAAAGGTTTCCCGTGGGCTTTGTAAATTTCCTCGTATTTGTTGCCCTGGAAGGAGAACACCATATAGCCGCGAGGCGTACCGTCCCGCATGTAGGAAATGGGAATGCCCGCTTCGTCAAAATCGCCGGACCACCAGCTTCCGCAAGCAGCACCGACAATGATCTGATTGAACGGCGTGGGCTGGCCCCAACCCACCAATTCATCGCCAGGGGCAAAATGAGAGAGCGTGTGCGTATGGCCAGCCATGGAAACCACCTTGCGACCTTTCAGGAGGGCATACAGCTCCTCGCGATTGTCAACCTGGTGCTGGCTGCTCGTTCGATCCACATCCGACACGATGGGAATATGCATGTTGAGGACTATGAGCTTGTCCATCGGCACATGGGCAAGATCATTGGCCAGCCACTCCATTTGAGTGTCATCGATTTTGCCGTTGTAGCTACCATTATGGATCGGGGAAGGATACTCAACATCATCCAGTACCACGAAGTGAACATCGCCGTAGTTGAAAGAATAGTAAGTTGCTCCAATATAGCTTTTATGTGTATCAAAAGAGTCCCTGTCACTGGTGGCGTCAAAATCAAGATCATGATTTCCCGGGACATAGTACACAGGAATTCCCATCTGCCCCATGACATCCAGATAGCGGGGGAACAAGCTTAAGTCATCACCCAAATTATCGCCCATGGAGATACAAAAAAGGGCATCAGTGCCCTGAACCTCTTTTACCAGGGAGTTTCTCAGATAGTTGATTTCGCGATCGTTATAAACCTGTGTATCACCGGTCACGATTACATTAAATTTTTGGTCATCCTTGACTTTATACAAGGGAAAATCAACGTTCGCAGGCAGGGGACCGGTTGGTTCCAATCCGCGGAATCTCTGAATCTCCGAAGGGGAACCGGCTGGTTTGTGTATATATGAAAACTGCGGAATATTGTCTTCGTTTACTGGAGTCATCCAACCGCTGGGCTTGCTGACAAAAACCACCATATCTTCGTAGGCCGGCAATCTATATATGCCGTTTTTTGTAGTTTTTACGACCTCTTTTCCGTTGGAAACGCATACATCTTCAATACCAGGTTCACCCCTGTCCTGTACGCCATTTTGGTTTTTGTCCCAAAACACATTGCCCGTGACCATATCTTCAGCAAACACATCGGCTGTCAGCATGACGGCAAGCGACACAGCAATCCCAGTAATTCCTGCTCTTTTCATTTTTTCTCTCCCCTGATAGAAAAATTGTTAAACAAATGATAACTGTGAGTTGTTGTTCGAACTTTATGAGTTCCTTAAGATCTGCCACATATCATCATCTTTGACCCCTGCCTGAACTTTTTTCACCTCCTATTGATGTTCAAGCCCATGCAATTGTCGTAATACGTCACTGTAGCAGGCCAGTCGGAGAAGATGCCCAGAATTTTCACCTCCTTGGCCAGTACGTCCAAGGCCTTGTACATATCGCTGTCCTTTCTGATTGCCTTGCCCGTAGGATCGAAGTCATAATAATAGCCAGCCTTAGATGCGCCATGGCGCAGATCGGACCGCTCCAGGGTCCAGGTGATAATGTCAAAGCCCATACGCTTCAGGTGCTTGGCAAGTTTTGAGGGCACGATGTCGCCTTTGCTGCTGAGCGTCAGCAGGGCAGGCATTGGTGGTGCTATGATGTTGACGCCGCGTTTCTTCAACATCATAAAAAACTCCATCCGGTCCATGGTGTCGTAGGGAGCCTGGATGATGATGTCGTCCTTGTTGGTGTCGTAATCCAGCAGATAGACGGCCTGTTTGCCGTAGTTGGTGTTATCAATCCAGTAAAACACATCCTCGAGGTTGAAGGATTGCGGCCAGGTATCCCTCGGTGCGACGCCAGCGTCTTCCATGGTGTCGGCGAACTTCTGGGCGTACTGCTCCTGCCCTCCAAAGATGGCGTTGATGCGATCCTGATGGGTTGCGTTCTTTAGCTCCGGAGTATGTTTAACACCGAGCGCTTGGTTCATGGCGATACTCTCCTTAAACGTCATCACGTGAGCGCGGCCCGTGTATAGGTCTGTTCGCCATCCGGCGGTGCCCCCCAAATAGCCCTCAGGCGTGGTGGCCTTGGGGTCGCTGGCGTCCATCTTGGCCTTGAGGCCCTTGAACTCCTCCAGGGTAAGGTCGCTTGTGCAGCACATGGGAGCCGGATGATCGGCGTCCACAGGGCCCGTCCATGGTACGGTGCACTTGTCGTTCAAAGGGGTGGCGACGATGTTGGTGGTGGTGTGCAGATCGCACTCGCTGTGGCGACACACCAACTCCCCGTCCTTGGTGAAAGTAACATCACATTCGACGATACCGGCGCCCATGCGGGCAGCGGCCATATAGGACACGTCGGAATGCTCGGGGAACTGCAAAGCGGCCCCCCTATGGCCGATGGAGAAGTCGGTCCGGTAAAATGGTCCGTCTTTGCATTGCATCAGGCGATCCTTCAGCTTTCCTTCGTCCATACCCTCCACCAGATAGAAGGGACGCGGACCGAGATCTACTCTGCCGTCTCTCATATCGTTACTACTGTAGTTATCATCGACACCTTCGTAAGAATAAGAGTCCTGGTCCGCATGGGACATGGTGACAAAACAGGTGCCAGCCACGGCCAATGCCAAGGCTATTATGGTGATATTTTTCATTCGCAGACCTCCCAATGAAGTTTGTCATTACCAATAGCTTTGAAATCACTTTTCCGCCTGTACCAGATTGAATGCTCAAAATTTCCCGCCTGCGGAACCCAAAACAAATAGCCGAAATGCCCAACCACCCCCTTTCTCTACGACGTCCTGAGACCATCCCAAGGGATTTCCTCCGGCTTATCTGATCAATGGCCAAGATATCTCAGAGAGATCGCGGATCACCTGCAAGACCTGGATCAGGCTGATAGCATGCCCTCCAGTTTATGCTGGCCGCCCTTTCTAGTTCCTTGACAATGAATTTTAAAATGCCCTTATTACAAGACGATGATGATTAAATTACAATTTTGATATACCTGAATCCGTGAGGTGTGGTTGGGCGAGCTGAGTTGCGGGCATGGCGACCCCATTTTGAGCGGTCGAGGATGCCCTGTTTCAGCCGGTTCCTCGAATCATCGACTCTCGAGTGGCCGAAAAGCGCTCATGACGGTGCTCTTTCAGCTGTTTTCGGGCATACCTCACCCCCTTTCAATGTGAACATAGAAAACATAGAATAGGTCCAGGCTCTTGCAACGACTGCCCTTTACCCTACCCTGGGCAAAATTTGAGATACACGCTCCGAAAGGCTTGAAAAGCGGGACAATGCCGACCGAACTGGAGCTTCAGCCGACGACCGCTTCGGATCACGCGCCCTGCCAGATAGATCAGCTCCTGGATCACGGTCTTCACGCGACGCCGCTTGGCCTGATGCCGTACAGGCGAAAAATCGGCCAGAAGCCCGTTTTGCCCCAGGATGCGCAAGAGGTTGTAAGCCAGTCCGCCCAGGGTCAACACCAGCGCATTGGTGGCAAACTTTCCGGAGGGCAGTCGCTCCAGGTCCAAATCGGACTTGATCTCGCTGTGAAACTGCTCGCTCAGGCCCCGTTTCTCGTACAACCAGATCACTTCATCCTCGTGGACGCAAAGCGACGTCCACCAGCCCTCCAGCGTGATATCGGGCTGAATCAGCATTTGCCCCTTGGCATCCGATATCCTCTCGGTGACCCGGATCACCAGCCGAAACCGATAGCTTCTTCCTCCATAGTGTCGCGTCACCCACGTGCTGAAGATCGCCACTTTCTTGCCGGGCCGGGGCTCACTCACACGGCCTTCCCTGAAGGCCCGATCACGCCAGTAAAAGACGTTCGCCCTGCGTGGATTCCATCGGACGATGAAGCTCACATTGGGATGTCGGCGAAGCTCCACAAGCGTTTCCAGAGCATCGTGAGCCGAGTCCGTTCGCACCAAGAGGCGCTTGCGGGTGATCTTCTGGGCATACACCAACACCTTGCGCAAAAAGTCCACAAATCCGTTCTCGGAATGCTGAGACCCTGGACGAAGCTCAATGCCCAGACACCATCCCTCCTCGCTGAGGTAGGCCCCGATGGGCGCGTACCCGTCGTAGTTCTGGTACGTCCGCGACACCCCTTCTTTCTTGGTGTCGGAATTGTCCAGGCAGAAGACATCCAGGTCCAAAGCCACATGCCCCGTGGGAAGAGCCGTTACGGGAACCTGGGTCCTCTTGAGCAGTTCGATGTTAGCGGCTTCCGCAAGCCGTTGGAAAGCTTTCGCTTGCCTGTCGAAGCGCTGTCGCAAGGTTTCCTGCGAAGGGACCTTTTGGATGTCCAGAGCCTCTTTGAACCAGTCATCGCCGGAGACCCCCTCAGCGGCTTCAAAGTCGCTCTTACCCAGACACAGAAGCCCCAGATAGGTCTTGACCACATCCGCATGAGAGATCATGGGCCGCCCTGGAACTTCCTTTTCCAACCGCTCGCACAAGTCCGTGTAGCCGTTGATCAGATTGCCCACAAGGACCAGGCCCGCGTGTTCGCTGTAGAAGGCTTTCGAAGATTGTTCAATTTCGATTCTCTTCATGGGTGCACCTGCCGGGTGAAAGTTTGACAGGAGACCATATAGCATAAAAGCGGATGAAATTCAATAGGATATCTGCGATATGATAGTTTTATCTATAGACGCAATCTCACGGATTCAGGGATATATTTAGAATTTATTTAGGAAATGAATGGGGGGAACTCTGTGTTCGAGTGGATTGCGTTTTATTCACGCCGATAAACAAACGAGGCTCATGGTCATGGTGATTGTCAAGATACTGGTACGCATCCAACCAAGGTTCAACCGCCATATTGGCATCTCGTAGTGACAACCGAAAATTGACCATCTGTGACAACCGAATTTTGACCACCGTGAGCTCTGCTTGGTTTAGGATGACATGGGGCTTGCCACCCTGCCATTGAATTTTCTGGGAGGCGTTTGCCGGATGCGGGGCACCCCTTCCTCAAAGTTGCCTGATCCAGGGTCTCTGGGTCCCTCGCGTGTGTACAGCTTTCTCGCTCATGTGGCCGCGGTGTGCGGCTTGGGGTTTTACTTCCGCCCGGCAACGATCTGAGCCGCGCAGGGCCGCCGAGAATGGGTCCAACCGAGACTCGTCGGAGGCGGCCCGAAGCGGCGGCTCTAGGCGACACTTTGATGGGTAGGTCTTTGCTCCGTGTGTTTGGCTTTGGACCTCAGGCTCTGTTTGAGGCGGTAACTTTCCCAGCTGCAGTGGATGATATGGGCTTTGTGGGTGAGACGGTCCAACAGGGCGGCCGTCATAGTTGGATCCCCAAACACCTGGGTCCAATCGGCAAACCCAAGGTTCGTGGTGATGATCACGGAGCCTTTCTCGTGGCGTTCCGCCAAGACCTGGAACAACAACTCCGAACCTTCTTTGGAAAACGGAATGTAGGCCAGTTCATCCAGGATCAGCAGATCGTAGCGAACGTATTTTTGGATCAAACGCTGCAGTGCTCTTTGTTCTCTGGCCTCCACCAGTTCGTTGACCAGCCCGTAGCAGGTCACAAACCGGGTCCGATAGTTTTGCCGGCAGGCCTCGATCCCCAGGGCTGTCGCCATATGGGTCTTGCCGTTATGGAAAGCTTTCCATAACGATGAAACGCGCATCCAAACTGTAATAGGCCTTAAACTTCGAAAAGGCTTCCTGTTGCTGACGATCTTTGCCCCGCATGACCTTGCGAACCGCTGCTGTCAAGTTGTCGTAGATCAGAATCGGGAAAACTCCCCCGAAAAACGCAAACGCTTGCTCATGGCCATCGAAAAACACCTGTTGGCGTTCGCAGGGATAGAACCGCACAAAGTGCTTGCCCGAATACTTGCTGCGCATGCAAAAAAACTTCAGACGCTGCGCCTCGCCCCCTATCAGCGCGATCGCACCGCCCCAATCCACCTCCCCTTCATAGCCCGCTTCGGGATCACAGGGTATGAACGTGCAGGATCCCGCCATCCCAAGCTGCATCTTGGCCAGCCTCACATACCGGCGCACCGTGGATTCACTGCCTTTAAAGCCCTGTTCTTCAATCAACCGATGGTAGATCCGACGCGCCGTATGCCTTTGCTTGCAAGGTTTATCCCGGTCACCCTCCAACCATCCGTCGATCACCGCCAGATGCTCCCCCAAGGCCGGAAACGCCTGATGCTCACGCTCCATGTATCCCCACGGTTCACCCCGAATGGCCTTCTTCACCGTATTACGGCAATGACCTGTCAGACGTGCCAGCTCGCTGATGCTCTTCCCGTACACTCGGTACCCCGTCCTGATCAGTTCGTACTGGTCCATCTTGAGCACTCCTCTTCCTCCCTTCTCGTTGGCTTCTGTTCACGCCAACTTACCAGGAGGACAACCGCCCAAGATGGTCAATTTTCGGTTATCACTCGCCCCTTTTCCTGGTCACTTTTAGGTTATCAAAACCACTCGTTCGGACGCAAACTACGCTGCGCTTCGTTTGCGCCGCACCGCTTGGTTGTTCGGCCTGATAAGAAGAAAGGTGTATTATGGGAATAATGGCAAAATCGATGATAGCATACGCGCAACCGTTGCTCGACGCAACAGACGGATCACCCGAGCAGATGCAGAATGCACTCTCGATAGCGCAGATGTGCTGGAATCTCGCGTTGCTGCCTGAGACTGAACAAGAAGAGAGCATTGCCGTAATGCAAGCAGCGCTAAAGATGGAAGAGGCTGAATTTGCAGACTTTCGACACTCAGTCATCGTACCAATGATTGTGCGGCATCACGAGATGTTTCCCAACATGCCTCGGCTGGATTCACAGAGGACGGCATCGCTTCCACGGGAGGAGAAGTACCCAAGAACGGGACGTAATGCCCCTTGTCCGTGCAACAGTGGGAAGAAGTATAAACGTTGCTGTGGAAGGTGACGGCATTCGTGATCGCAGACAACCACGGATAGAGAACCGGGCCGAACAATTCACTCCAGCCGAGCGCTGAAAGCAGCGGCTGAGTATGTCATTGGGCGTCAAATGGAGCTAACGATGCATAAATCAGACTCGAGTGAGCGGTGGGAAGCTGAGGTGTACATTCTCCAGTTGCTGGAAGCGGAGTTGAATGCCGGATTCGATCCGGCTGCACAGCTGCCCATCACTTCACCCCTCGGGCGCGCTACACGCTCTTTGGAATACTGCATGATGTGATGCTCCCTCGCCCCTGAAATTATCAATCATAGATGAATTTAGATCGTGCGACAACTATCCTGACACAGGGGGCCAGGGCAATCGCACGTCATAAGGCTGGACATCTGGCTTCCAATGTGCCACACTACCTTGGTGACCCATAACCCAA
This is a stretch of genomic DNA from Desulfoglaeba alkanexedens ALDC. It encodes these proteins:
- a CDS encoding ABC transporter permease; amino-acid sequence: MGTRWIPLALLWFGIGDRSAVFLIYLSVVLPLTVFTTSGIHRIRPDYRMVAQYYGITGWELARTVILPGAFPEIVVGLRITLATAWLVILAAEMIGVR
- a CDS encoding IS256 family transposase; this encodes MRIEISVPEVVSIFKEIQQNPEQIFQMVRLDVKEIVGRYLSEMMNAELTHFLGREPYERKDPGEAEPGAANYRNGSYVRRFTLKEIGEVSTKVPRDRNGEYHTQVLPRSKQYESEIAHDLCLMFLGGVSTRTLAMMTERLVGRKISHTEISQANGELKEAVEKWRNRDLSQEPVKYLFVDGVNFAMRMGDSIEKVPVLVVIGVTEQGCRFVLGLQAGDKESAPTWREFFKDLKRRGLDASRITLGVMDGLPGLEAVFKEEFPKAKIQRCQVHVARNVLAKVPQKFKQEVADGMRSIFYASCPDKAREFFKEFKERWEKHVPSAVKCLEKSLDACLTFFHFPEEEWISLRTTNIIERLNKEFRRRTRPMEIVAGEQSCYTLLAFIALKMELHWRSNPLGKVAKNLPFWKQLEG
- the dsr1 gene encoding anti-phage defense-associated sirtuin Dsr1, with translation MQFITDGPDIPDALLHAHEEGRVVFFCGAGISYPAGLPGFKGLVEQIYRLNGTALSDIEREAFDRGQFDATLDLLERRLPGQRLAVRRKLAEVLKPNLRRKGATDTHASLLRLARSREGALRLVTTNFDRVFHTAAKRTGQAFEAYAAPMLPIPKNSRWNGLVYLHGLLPEKADDTALNRLVVTSGDFGLAYLTERWAARFVSELFRNYVVCFVGYSINDPVLRYMMDALAADRMLGVVTPQAWAPADCEPGQEHGKAIEWEAKGVRPILYHVPTGSHDHSALHRTLHAWADTYRDGVLGKERIVVSHALARPSASTQQDDFVGRMLWALSDKSGLPAKRFADFNPVPSLDWLLDAFSDERFCHSDLPRFDVPPRDETDAKLRFSLIRRPAPYDHAPQMLLVCGGVAGSQWDYVMFHLARWLTRHLDDPRLILWIAQRGGRMHDQWTSLIERELDRLESLERDGKAAELYEIRSQAPKAIPGSLMRKLWRLLLSCRVKSSWHDLDLYRWKNRLKRDGLTTTLRLELRELLAPQVALKKPFRWGDEEESADAPTRLRQLVDWELVLAADHVHSALRDLAGEHWTTALPQLLEDFQQLLRDALDLLRELGEADDRSDRSHWDLPSITPHWQNRGFRDWVSLIELLRDAWLALRANSSARATRIAQDWFELPYPTFKRLALFAASEDDCIPPEQWVDWLLADSAWWLWSIDTRREVFRLFVLQGHLLAGAAQERLEAAILRGPPREMYRDDLEPERWQELVAHSVWVHLAKLNASGLALGVPAAARLAELSNAHPEWQLAANERDEFSHWMSGTGDPDYEERRDVDIAPRKRRELVQWLTKSKPERRPFYEDTWCDVCRTRFFHSLYALCELARNDVWPVGRWREAMQVWAEEGMVLRSWRYAAPLVRTMPDIVIQEILHSVTWWIEAASKAINRHEDILLNLCRRVLELPLEAGTGIKRNEEPLDQPVTEAINHPVGHVTQALINLWFKRNPNDNDQLPTDIKPFFTEICDVQVDRFRHGRVLLGAHLIAIFRVDRAWAEQHLLPLFSWSNPVEAKAVWEGFLWSPRLYQPLLKVLKPQLLESANHYTDLGGHRQQFAAFLTYTALGPTDGYTVDDFRSAIGALPQEGLEECAQALSQALEGAADQREDYWKNRVQPFWQQVWPKSRDLATPRIAESLTRLIIAARGEFPAALAAVQDWLQPIEHPYYVVHLLHESGLCRQYPAEALQLLDAVIANQQWAPQEFGQCLDEIAQVAPQLAQDARYQRLSEYFRRLGM
- a CDS encoding calcineurin-like phosphoesterase C-terminal domain-containing protein, producing the protein MKRAGITGIAVSLAVMLTADVFAEDMVTGNVFWDKNQNGVQDRGEPGIEDVCVSNGKEVVKTTKNGIYRLPAYEDMVVFVSKPSGWMTPVNEDNIPQFSYIHKPAGSPSEIQRFRGLEPTGPLPANVDFPLYKVKDDQKFNVIVTGDTQVYNDREINYLRNSLVKEVQGTDALFCISMGDNLGDDLSLFPRYLDVMGQMGIPVYYVPGNHDLDFDATSDRDSFDTHKSYIGATYYSFNYGDVHFVVLDDVEYPSPIHNGSYNGKIDDTQMEWLANDLAHVPMDKLIVLNMHIPIVSDVDRTSSQHQVDNREELYALLKGRKVVSMAGHTHTLSHFAPGDELVGWGQPTPFNQIIVGAACGSWWSGDFDEAGIPISYMRDGTPRGYMVFSFQGNKYEEIYKAHGKPFDKQMNLSFLTLDFMGWYDRIASGDTSATINDLEFRDVLEDTASALLVANIWGASMHDNYYCSFDNRRPVEANWTLEMKDPYALALQLYVLRGVPGFSLWNKIWDNNIYMGTNFGPGNAVKLDEWLWTVEDRSTHLFVCQVPTDLEQGVHSVTVWGKDMYGHNIQEVKVFEVK